The window CACGCGCCCGCGAAAGTCGTCCAACAGCCCCGCGCAGTCCAGGCTGGTCTCGATCTTTTCGCGCGGGCCGTTGGAGGCCACACACTTCGCCACCCGCAGCCGGCGCACCAGTTCCACCGCGCCGGGCATCGGCTGTAGCCGGGCGCGCAGCCAGGGCAGGCTGCGCTGGCGGTATTCGGCGAGGAAGTCGGCGGGCGCCACCTGTGGATAAAGTCGCCCCAGATGCTCCACCACGTCCTGCAAGCGCTCGCCGCGGTAGATCGGCAGGATGGCGTCCACCGTGGTACGCGCACCACGCTCGTCGAGTAGCCGGACGAGCAGTTCGGCGGACAGCTGCTCGCTGTCCACCAGCGTGCCGTCGCAGTCGAAGATCAGCGCGTCGATCCGCCCCGGCATGTCAGGCCCCGGCCACCGTGGCCGTCAGCGCAGCAGGGAAGTCGTGGTGATAGATGGCCGCCCTCGGCACGTCGAGTATCCCGGTCTTGCGCAACTTGCGCAGTACCCGCGAGTTGGCTTCGCACAGGCGCACCTCGATGCCGCGCCGCTGGAGGTCCTCGATCACCTCCCGCAACGTCTGCAGGCCGGTGATATCCATGAAGGGGACCCGGCGCAGGCGGATGATCAGCACCTTCGGGTCGGTGTGGGTCGTGACCAGGGCGCGCTCGAAGGTTTCCGCTGCGCCGAAGAACAGCGGCCCCTCGATGCTGTAGACCAGCACCCCCGGTGGCAGATCCGCCAGCCCTCGCCCGCGCAGTTCCACCTCCAGTTCCGGGCCTTCGTTGGCATGCACTTCCACCGACGACGCCATGCGCCGCATGAAGTGCAGCATGGCGAGGATCACGCCGATGTTCACCGCGATCACCAGGTCGCTGAACACCGTGAGCAGGAAGGTGATCAGCAGGATTGCCACGTCGGCGCGCGGTGCGCGCTTGACCATGAACAGGAAGTGCCGCATCTCGCTCATGTTCCAGGCCACCACGAAGAGAATCGCCGCCAGCGCGCAGAGCGGAATGTTCGAGGCCAGCGGCGCGAGGAACAGCAGGATCAGCACCAGAGTCGCGGCGTGGGTGACGCCGGCCAGCGGGCTGTTGCCGCCGTTGCGGATGTTGGTGGCGGTGCGGGCGATGGCGCCGGTGGCGGCGAAGCCACCGAACAGTGGGGTGACCAGATTGGCGATGCCCTGGCCGATCAGTTCCTGGTTGGAGTCGTGGCGGGTGCCGGCCATGCCGTCGGCCACCACCGCCGAGAGCAGCGACTCGATGGCGCCGAGCATGGCGATGGCGAAGGCCGGACCGATCAGCTCCAGCACGCGCGGCAGGGTCACTTCCGGCAGGCTGAAGCTCGGCAGGCCCTGGGGAATGCCGCCGAAGGCGCTGCCGATGGTGGCCACGCCGTCGAAGTGGAACAGCGACTGGATGGCGGTCACCACCACCATCGCCACCAGCGGGCCGGGGACTCGCTGCAGGGCCTTGATGCGCGGCGTGAAGAGCACCAGCGCCAGACTCAGCAGCGCCAGCAGGGTGGTCGCGATATGCAGTTGCGGCAGCACCTGCAGCAGGTGCCAGAGCTTCTGGTGGAAGTGTTCGCCGCTGACGGCGGGCAGGCCGAAGAAGTCCTTCCACTGACCGACCCAGATGATCACCCCGATGCCGGCGGTGAAGCCGACGATCACCGGCGCCGGGATGAAGCGGATGATCGCGCCGAGGCGGCTAACGCCGAGCAGCACGAGGATGGCGCCGGCCATCAACGTGGCGATCTGCAGGCCGTCGACGCCGTACTTGGCGGTGATACCGGCGAGGATGACGATGAAGGCGCCGGTGGGCCCGGCGATCTGCACTCGGCTGCCGCCCAGCAGGGAGACCAGTGCGCCGGCCAGGATCGCCGTATAGATGCCTTGTTCCGGCTTGACCCCGCTGGCGATGGCGAAGGCCATGGCCAGCGGCAGTGCCACCACGCCGACTATCACGCCGGCTACCAGATTGCGTGTCCAGTGCTCACGGCCGAACAGGCCGGCCTTCCAGGCGTCCAGCAGGGCGATCATCGCGGTCTCCGACGGGGTACTGGCTGCAGATACTAACAGGGCGGCGCGCGGGCGGGTGCTGGCGCAGGTCATGGCCGCGGCGTGCTGTCGCAGGCTGAACGGCGTGAACAAAATATTGCACAACCCTGATGGCGCCTGATTTCCAGGCTGTTCCGCAGACGCCTATATATGGGCGTTCATGATGGGTATCGAGGCCGTCGATTTGCCAGTCGACCGGAAAATTGGCACAATGTGTTCATTATGTTGAACATCAAGGCTCTACCTCTTCCCACTTCCCGCCTGGTTTCGCGCGAGCGTTACTGGACCGGCGACCTCTAGCCCCTCCCTTCGGCTGTCACCTGTTGGTGGCGCCAAGCGCGGCGGAACCTCCGCTGCCCGAGTCGGCGCCACCGAACCCGAACCGAAAACCGCCGCAAGGATGCTGTAGTGCTGTTGCGCGCGGACGCCCGTGGGAGGGCTTGCATCATGCGTTCCTGGATCTATCTGTTTGCCGCCATCGGCTTTGAAGTCGTTGGCACCACTTCGATGAAATTCACTCATGCGCTGTACCCGGTCGCGGGTCTGCTGCTGATGTACCTGATGGTCGGCCTGTCGTACTACTTCCTGTCCCTGGCCATCAAGCATGTACCGGTGGGCGTGGCCTATGCCCTCTGGGAAGGTATCGGCATCGTACTGATCTCGTTGATCAGCGCCGCCTGGCTGGGCGAGGACCTGACCCTGGAGAAAGGGCTGGGCCTGGTCGTGATGATTGCCGGCATCCTGCTGGTGAAATCCGGCACCCGCAAGAACGAGCGTGAGACCGACATGGAGGCCGTAGCATGCTGAACCATGACCTGATTCCGATGGCCTGGCTGGGCCTGGCCATCGTCCTGGAAGTGATCGCCAACCTGCTGCTGAAATACTCCGACGGTTTCCGCAAGCGCATCCTCGGCGTCACCTCGATTCTCTTCGTGCTCGGTGCCTTCACCGCGCTGTCGCAGGCGGTCCGTGGTATCGAGCTGTCGGTGGCCTACGCGGTGTGGGGCGGCTTCGGCATCCTCGCCACCGTGGCCATGGGCTGGGCCCTGTTCGGCCAGCGCCTGGTGTGGCGCGGCTGGCTGGGCCTGGCGATGCTGATCCTGGGCATGGGCCTGCTGAAGCTGGCCTGATCAGCCCGTAGTGACGAAAAGGCGGAGTCTCCGAAAGGGGGCTCCGCCTTTTTCATGGCGTCGCACTTTCATCCTGCTCGGCGCCCGTGGACTTGGTCTGTGTCTTTGTAGGTGGGATCGTTCATCTATTGTACTGAGACACTTCCTACAGCTCCGCTTCCACCGTGAGGCTATGCTCGGTGGGTCCACAGGGCTGTGGATAGTTCGTTCCGATCGATGAGAAGGACCTTCATGATCTCCGTCTACCAACTCAAGTCCCGTTTCCAGAACCTCCTGCGTCCCCAGGTGACCCGCCTTCACCAGCGCGGCGTGACGGCCAACCAGGTGACGCTCGCCGCGTGCGGCGCTTCGCTGCTGGTCGCACTGATCGTGGCGCTGCTCAGCGCCCATACCTGGGTCTTCCTGCTGATTCCGCTGTGGATGTTCGTGCGCATGGCGCTCAACGCCATGGACGGGATGCTCGCCCGTGAGTTCGGCCAGCAGTCGAAGCTGGGCGCCTACCTCAATGAACTGACCGACGTGATCGCCGACAGCGCCCTGTACCTGCCGTTCGCCCTGCTGCCGGGCGTCTCGCCGGGGCTGGTGGTGCTGGTGGTGCTGCTGGCGATCATCAGCGAGTACGCCGGTGTGCTGGGCGTGATGGTCGGCGCCTCGCGTCGCTACGACGGCCCGATGGGCAAGAGCGATCGCGCGCTGTGCTTCGGCATCTTCGGTGCGGGGTTGGCGATTGGCCTCTTGCCGCTGGACTGGCTGAACGACCTGCTGGTGGTGGTGGCGGTGCTGCTGGTGCTGACTATCGTCAATCGCGTGCGCCACGGGCTGTCGGAGCAGCGGGAAAAGTCGGCCGCCTGAGCACGTCTCACGGCCTGAACGGCGGGGATGGGATCGTCCCCGAAGCCATTGAACAGAGGAAGTCATGCGCGAATCTTCGAATCACCACTTCGTTACCCACGACGGCGTCGAGCTGTTCTATCGCCACTGGCCCGCTGCGCCGGCCGCTGATGCGCCACGCCGCGCGGTGCTGCTGTTCCATCGCGGCCACGAACACTCCGGGCGCATCGCCCATCTGGCCGATGAACTGGACATGCCCGGCTTCGACATCTTCGCCTGGGACGCCCGCGGCCACGGCCAGTCCCCCGGCGCGCGTGGCGACAGCCCGAGCTTTGGCACCAGCGTGCGTGACATACAGACCTTCGTCGAACACATCACCGCCACCCATGGCATCGCCATCCGCGAGATGGCGGTGGTGGCGCAGAGCGTCGGCGCCGTTCTGGTTTCCACCTGGGTGCACGACTACGCGCCGCCGATCCGCAGCCTGGTGCTCGCCTCGCCGGCGTTCAAGGTCAAGCTCTACGTGCCCTTCGCCCGGCCGGGGCTGAAGCTGGCCCGCTGGTGGCGCGGCAACTTCTTCGTCAACAGCTACGTCAAATCCAGTTTCCTCACCCACGACCCCGAGCGCATCGCCTCCTTCGACAGCGACCCGCTGATTGCCCGGGCCATTTCGGTGAACGTGCTGCTCGGCCTGTATGAGGCGGCCGAGCGCGTGGTGGCCGACGCCCAGGCGATCCAGGTGCCGACCCAACTGCTGGTCTCCGGCTCGGACTTCGTGGTGCACCGCAAGCCGCAGCAGCGCTTCTTCGACAACCTCGGTACGGCGCGCAAGGAGCTGCACGTGCTGCCCGGCTTCTTCCACGACACCCTTGGCGAGCTGCATCGCGAACAGGCGGTGAGCCGTGCCCGGCGTTTCATGCTCGAATGCTTCGCCCGCGCGCCGGAGCGTCCCGACCTGCGCGACGCCGACCGCTTCGGCTACACCTGCGCCGAGGCCGAGGCGCTGGCGACGCCTCTGCCCAACTGGTCGATCCGCGACCTCTACTGGCGGGCTACCCGCGCCAACATGCGCCTTGGCCGGTTGCTGTCCGACGGCATCAACCTGGGCTTCCAGACCGGCTTCGACTCGGGCAGCACCCTCGACTACGTCTACCGCAACCAGCCCGCCGGCGCCGGTCCCGTGGGCCGCATGATCGACCGCACCTATCTGGAGTCTGCCGGCTGGCGCGGTATCCGCCAGCGCAAGGTGAACATCGAGGAACTGCTGCGCCTGGCCATGGCCGAGCTGCGCAAGCAAGGCCGTGAGGTGCGCATCCTCGATATTGCCGCCGGCCACGGGCGCTACATCCTCGAAGCGCTGCAAGGCGTCGAGCCGTTGCCGGAGAGCGTGCTGCTGCGCGACTACAGCGAGCTGAACGTGCGCGAAGGCTCGGCACTGATCGAGCGGCTGGGCCTGAAGGACCGCGCCCGCTTCGTGCAAGGCGACGCCTTCGATGGCGCCGACCTCGCCGCCGTCGAACCCAAACCGAGCCTGGCGGTGGTCTCCGGCCTCTACGAGCTGTTCGCCGAAAACGGGATGGTCAGCGGCTCGCTGGCCGGCCTCGGCGAGGCGGTCGAAGAGGGCGGTTACCTGATCTACACCGGCCAGCCCTGGCACCCGCAACTGGAGCTGATCGCCCGCGCCCTGACCAGCCACCGCGCCGGCCAGGCCTGGGTGATGCGCCGGCGCACGCAGCTGGAGATGGATCAGCTGGTGGAGGCCGCCGGCTTCCGCAAGCTGGCCCAGCGCATCGACGAGGACGGCATCTTCACCGTGTCCCTGGCCCGCCGGGAGCGCAGCTGATGGCGGCAGCAATGCCGGCGCGCGATCCCGGCGTGCTGCGCCGGGCGGTGATCTGGCTGGTGTTCCTCGGGCCGTTCTTTTTCGCCAGCTACGGTTTCGCCAACTGGGCAGCGGCGCAGCGCGAGGTGGTCGGCGTATGGGTGTTCGACTGGGAGCGCGGCATGCCGCTGTGGCCCTGGACGATCATCCCGTACTGGTCCATCGACCTGCTCTATGGCCTGTCCTTCCTGCTGCCGCGCACCCGCCGCGAGCTGGACAGCCACGCCCTGCGCCTGCTCAGCGCGCAGGTGATCGCGGTGAGCTGCTTCCTGCTCTTCCCGCTGCGCTTCAGCTTCGAGCGTCCGGCGCTGGAGGGCGTGTTCGGCTGGTTGTTCGACCTGCTGATGGGTTTCGACAAGCCGTTCAACCAGGCGCCTTCGCTGCACATCGCGCTGCTGGTGATCCTCTGGGTCGCCTACGGCCGCTATGCCGGTGGCCTGTGGCGCTGGCTGCTGCACGGCTGGTTCGCGCTGATCGGCCTGTCGGTACTGACCACCTGGCAGCACCATTTCATCGACGTGCCGACCGGCGCGCTGGCCGGCTGGCTGTGTGTCTGGCTGTGGCCCCGCGAGGGCCGCTCGCCCATTGCCGCCTGGAAGCTGAGCGGCGATCCGCGCCGGCTGCGCTTGGCGGCTTTCTACGCCATCGGATCGGCGTTGTGCGCGACGCTGGCATCTGCCGGTGGCGGGGCGTGGCTCTGGCTGTGCTGGCCGTCGGCATCGCTGGCGCTGGTCGCGCTCTGTTACCTGGGCATCGGCGCGGAGGGCTTCCAGAAGCACACGGACGGTCGGCACTCGCTGGCAGTCTCCTGGCTGCTGGCGCCCTATCTGCTGGGCGCCTGGATCAATTCCCGCGCCTGGACGCGCCTCCATCCCCAGCCGGACGAAGTGCTGCCCGGCCTCTGGCTCGGCCGCCTGCCCGGCGCTGCCGATCTGGCAGCAAGGCCGGACCTCGCCGTTCTTGATCTATGCGCCGAGCTACCGTGTGCGGCGCACAGCGAAGGCTATGCCTCGTTGCCGCTGCTCGATCTGGTGGCGCCCAGTGCCGAACAGTGCCGGACCGGCGCCGAACTGATCGATACGTTGCGCAGCCATGGCCCGCTGCTGGTGTGCTGTGCGCTGGGTTATTCGCGCAGTGCCACGGTGGTCGCCGCCTGGCTGCTGATTTCCGGACGCGCCGCCACGCTTGAGGACGCCGTGGCGCAGCTGCGCCGGGCGCGCCCGCAGGTGGTGCTCAAGGCCGAACAACTGGCGGTGCTGGCGCAGATCGCCGGCCAGCCGCACTTGCCGCAGGAGGTGAGCCATGTCGGTTGATCCGGGCCTGATCCTGGTCGCGAGCCTCCTGCGCCGCGGCAGCAGCCTCAATGGGCTGTCCTCGGCGCTGACCGTGCTCGCCCTGGCGCTCGGCTTCTACGGTGTGCTGATGGCCAGCGCCACGCTGGCGTTCAGCCTGTGCATGGCGCTGCTGGTGCTGCTGGGCCTGGTGCAGAAGTTCTACGCCATGCGCGTGGCGCTGGATGCCGATCTGTTCCAGGCCATGGCGAATGCCGGGGATGCGTTGCCGGAGAAAACCCGCCAGCTGGACGACGCGCTCGCCACTTACGCCGGCGTACCTGCGGACAAAGCCGGCCGTCCCTGGAGCGAGCGCAGTCGCGGTGCGCTCGCCCTGTTGCGTCGGCAGGCGCTGTTTTGTGCGGCGCAGTGGCTGCTCGCGCTGCTGTGCCTGATCACCCTGACCTTCCAATCCTGAGGAACGTACCCGGAATGCTGGAACGACTCTTCGCCTACGCCATCATCGCCGGTGCCCGTGCGGTGACCGGCCTGCGCAGCTTGTGGATCGGCACCACGCCGATTCCGGCGCAGCGCATCTACTACGCCAACCACAGCAGTCACGGCGATTTCGTCCTGCTCTGGGCTTCGCTGCCCCCAGAGCTGCGCGCCCGCACCCGGCCGGTGGCTGGCATGGACTACTGGGGCAAGGGCGGCCTGCGTGGCTTCATCATCAATCGCGTGTTCCATGGCGTGCTGATCGACCGCCAAGGCACGGCCGAAGGCCGCAATCCGCTGGAGCCGGTGGAGCAGGCGCTGGCCGATGGCGACTCGCTGATCCTGTTCCCCGAAGGCACGCGCAACCTCGACGAGGAGGTGCGCCTGCTGCCATTCAAGAGCGGCATTTATCACCTGTCCAAAAAACATCCAGAGGTGGAGCTGGTGCCGGTGTGGCTCGACAACCTCAACCGTGTGATGCCCAAGGGGCGCGCGCTGCCGTTGCCGCTGCTGTGCACTCTGAGCTTCGGCGCACCGCTGGCGGTGCAGGAGGGCGAGGGCAAGGAGGCCTTCCTCGAACGCGCCCGCGAGGCGCTGCTCAAGCTCGCTGCGCCGGAGGGCCACTGAGATGAACCAGACCTGGCTGCTCTTCGGTGGCATCGGCGCCATCCTCGTTCTCGCCTCGCTGGTCGGCGCGGTGCTGCGCTGGAAGGCGCCGCCCGGACCGCATGCGGTGATCGACAACCTCAACGCGCGGATCAATGCCTGGTGGGTGATGGTCGCGGTGATCGGCGGTGCCTTCGCGCTCGGTCACTGGGCGGTGATCCTGTTGTTCTACGGCGTGTCCTTCTATGCCTTGCGCGAGTTCCTCACGCTGATGCCGACCCGCCGCAGCGACTACCCGGCGCTGGTGGCGGCGTTCTACTTCGTGCTGCCAATGCAGTACCTGCTGATCGGCATCCAGTGGTACGGGCTGTTCTCCATCTTCATCCCGGTCTACATGTTCCTCCTGCTGCCGATCCTCGCCTCGCTGGGCGGCGACTCCAAGCATTTCCTCGAACGTGCCTCGAAGGTGCAGTGGGGGCTGATGCTGGCGGTGTTCTGCATCTCCTTCGTGCCGGCGCTGCTGACGCTGGACATCGCCGGCTACGAGGGCCGCAACCTGCTGCTGATCGCCTTCCTGGTGATCGTCGTGCAGCTCTCGGACGTGCTGCAGTACGTCTGCGGCAAGCTGTTCGGCAAGCGCAAGATCGCGCCGAACCTGTCGCCGTCCAAAACCGTGGAAGGCTTCGTCGGCGGCGTGGCGCTGGCCACCCTGGTCGGCGGCGCATTGTGGTG of the Pseudomonas sp. PSE14 genome contains:
- a CDS encoding HAD family hydrolase, translated to MPGRIDALIFDCDGTLVDSEQLSAELLVRLLDERGARTTVDAILPIYRGERLQDVVEHLGRLYPQVAPADFLAEYRQRSLPWLRARLQPMPGAVELVRRLRVAKCVASNGPREKIETSLDCAGLLDDFRGRVISAYEVGAWKPDPELIHHAARRMGVAPERCLVVDDSLPGLRAGLAAGAQVVGFGELDFSKLSGEIERARDMRELERLLDSLGLLAPPAP
- a CDS encoding phosphatidate cytidylyltransferase → MNQTWLLFGGIGAILVLASLVGAVLRWKAPPGPHAVIDNLNARINAWWVMVAVIGGAFALGHWAVILLFYGVSFYALREFLTLMPTRRSDYPALVAAFYFVLPMQYLLIGIQWYGLFSIFIPVYMFLLLPILASLGGDSKHFLERASKVQWGLMLAVFCISFVPALLTLDIAGYEGRNLLLIAFLVIVVQLSDVLQYVCGKLFGKRKIAPNLSPSKTVEGFVGGVALATLVGGALWWITPFKPWQALLIALMINILGFFGGLVMSAIKRDRGVKDWGHMIEGHGGMLDRLDSVCFAAPVFFHFVRYWWT
- the sulP gene encoding sulfate permease, with protein sequence MIALLDAWKAGLFGREHWTRNLVAGVIVGVVALPLAMAFAIASGVKPEQGIYTAILAGALVSLLGGSRVQIAGPTGAFIVILAGITAKYGVDGLQIATLMAGAILVLLGVSRLGAIIRFIPAPVIVGFTAGIGVIIWVGQWKDFFGLPAVSGEHFHQKLWHLLQVLPQLHIATTLLALLSLALVLFTPRIKALQRVPGPLVAMVVVTAIQSLFHFDGVATIGSAFGGIPQGLPSFSLPEVTLPRVLELIGPAFAIAMLGAIESLLSAVVADGMAGTRHDSNQELIGQGIANLVTPLFGGFAATGAIARTATNIRNGGNSPLAGVTHAATLVLILLFLAPLASNIPLCALAAILFVVAWNMSEMRHFLFMVKRAPRADVAILLITFLLTVFSDLVIAVNIGVILAMLHFMRRMASSVEVHANEGPELEVELRGRGLADLPPGVLVYSIEGPLFFGAAETFERALVTTHTDPKVLIIRLRRVPFMDITGLQTLREVIEDLQRRGIEVRLCEANSRVLRKLRKTGILDVPRAAIYHHDFPAALTATVAGA
- a CDS encoding lysophospholipid acyltransferase family protein; its protein translation is MLERLFAYAIIAGARAVTGLRSLWIGTTPIPAQRIYYANHSSHGDFVLLWASLPPELRARTRPVAGMDYWGKGGLRGFIINRVFHGVLIDRQGTAEGRNPLEPVEQALADGDSLILFPEGTRNLDEEVRLLPFKSGIYHLSKKHPEVELVPVWLDNLNRVMPKGRALPLPLLCTLSFGAPLAVQEGEGKEAFLERAREALLKLAAPEGH
- the mdtI gene encoding multidrug/spermidine efflux SMR transporter subunit MdtI, translated to MLNHDLIPMAWLGLAIVLEVIANLLLKYSDGFRKRILGVTSILFVLGAFTALSQAVRGIELSVAYAVWGGFGILATVAMGWALFGQRLVWRGWLGLAMLILGMGLLKLA
- a CDS encoding multidrug efflux SMR transporter, with the protein product MRSWIYLFAAIGFEVVGTTSMKFTHALYPVAGLLLMYLMVGLSYYFLSLAIKHVPVGVAYALWEGIGIVLISLISAAWLGEDLTLEKGLGLVVMIAGILLVKSGTRKNERETDMEAVAC
- a CDS encoding bifunctional alpha/beta hydrolase/class I SAM-dependent methyltransferase, coding for MRESSNHHFVTHDGVELFYRHWPAAPAADAPRRAVLLFHRGHEHSGRIAHLADELDMPGFDIFAWDARGHGQSPGARGDSPSFGTSVRDIQTFVEHITATHGIAIREMAVVAQSVGAVLVSTWVHDYAPPIRSLVLASPAFKVKLYVPFARPGLKLARWWRGNFFVNSYVKSSFLTHDPERIASFDSDPLIARAISVNVLLGLYEAAERVVADAQAIQVPTQLLVSGSDFVVHRKPQQRFFDNLGTARKELHVLPGFFHDTLGELHREQAVSRARRFMLECFARAPERPDLRDADRFGYTCAEAEALATPLPNWSIRDLYWRATRANMRLGRLLSDGINLGFQTGFDSGSTLDYVYRNQPAGAGPVGRMIDRTYLESAGWRGIRQRKVNIEELLRLAMAELRKQGREVRILDIAAGHGRYILEALQGVEPLPESVLLRDYSELNVREGSALIERLGLKDRARFVQGDAFDGADLAAVEPKPSLAVVSGLYELFAENGMVSGSLAGLGEAVEEGGYLIYTGQPWHPQLELIARALTSHRAGQAWVMRRRTQLEMDQLVEAAGFRKLAQRIDEDGIFTVSLARRERS
- a CDS encoding phosphatase PAP2/dual specificity phosphatase family protein — protein: MPARDPGVLRRAVIWLVFLGPFFFASYGFANWAAAQREVVGVWVFDWERGMPLWPWTIIPYWSIDLLYGLSFLLPRTRRELDSHALRLLSAQVIAVSCFLLFPLRFSFERPALEGVFGWLFDLLMGFDKPFNQAPSLHIALLVILWVAYGRYAGGLWRWLLHGWFALIGLSVLTTWQHHFIDVPTGALAGWLCVWLWPREGRSPIAAWKLSGDPRRLRLAAFYAIGSALCATLASAGGGAWLWLCWPSASLALVALCYLGIGAEGFQKHTDGRHSLAVSWLLAPYLLGAWINSRAWTRLHPQPDEVLPGLWLGRLPGAADLAARPDLAVLDLCAELPCAAHSEGYASLPLLDLVAPSAEQCRTGAELIDTLRSHGPLLVCCALGYSRSATVVAAWLLISGRAATLEDAVAQLRRARPQVVLKAEQLAVLAQIAGQPHLPQEVSHVG
- a CDS encoding CDP-alcohol phosphatidyltransferase family protein; translation: MISVYQLKSRFQNLLRPQVTRLHQRGVTANQVTLAACGASLLVALIVALLSAHTWVFLLIPLWMFVRMALNAMDGMLAREFGQQSKLGAYLNELTDVIADSALYLPFALLPGVSPGLVVLVVLLAIISEYAGVLGVMVGASRRYDGPMGKSDRALCFGIFGAGLAIGLLPLDWLNDLLVVVAVLLVLTIVNRVRHGLSEQREKSAA